The genomic region GTATCACGGCGGGAACCGGGCGCCTCATTCTCCAGATCCGCCAGCTCCTTTTCAAGGGCGTTGCGGTCCAGGGCCGACAGGGGCCGGACGTCCACGGCCAGAACCGTACAGGCCGTGGCAGTCACCTCGGCAAAGCCGCCGGCCACAAACAGCTGTTCTGTCTTCTGGCT from Pseudomonadota bacterium harbors:
- a CDS encoding F0F1 ATP synthase subunit epsilon, with translation SQKTEQLFVAGGFAEVTATACTVLAVDVRPLSALDRNALEKELADLENEAPGSRRDTRKAVVEAALAALRGATIH